The following proteins are encoded in a genomic region of Diabrotica virgifera virgifera chromosome 1, PGI_DIABVI_V3a:
- the LOC114347183 gene encoding venom carboxylesterase-6, with product MILYFITFVFVLGVVICKESPPPTVTLPLGVVEGYIKKTVNGKEFNAFEGVPYASPPVGDLRFEKPVPVKPWTGIWKAETIMRCIQYDHMTPAGQDMVSGTEDCLYVNIYTPKKQSSKKLNVLLYIHGGAFMFNHGGLYGSEMIMDRDVIYVTINYRLGPLGFLSTEDNVIPGNGGMRDQILALKWIKDNIEYFGGNPDSITIMGMSAGGASVHTHYITPHSKGLFAKGFSQSGCVLNPWVLMEEPLNHAKKVASLVGCPTESNEEMVNCLKTKPAKQIVNTVKHFQPWLYNPFSPFGLVVDSWAEDPVFPEHPFLLLQKGLTQDLPWMISYTSSEGLYPASDFYFDEYTEYLDKNWDSIMPLILHYHESVPKYQMDKVSQKIRQEYLKKTPVSRRDYAKFVKILSDRLFIKDIETAARLQSEATKSSVYSYYFNYRGAHSSSEYKTHSSVDIGVSHADDTAYTLKAAKMDTLSTEDDRQMTKLMLDMLTSFMDTGKPNVSADWKPLSKKASDPWVQLHIAGPRKTFLEEKDHIGNKKFWDSLPIEENERLFTKKDEL from the exons TGGTAATATGCAAGGAATCTCCGCCACCAACAGTTACTCTTCCACTAGGAGTGGTGGAGGGATACATTAAAAAGACAGTCAATGGAAAGGAATTTAATGCATTCGAAGGTGTACCATATGCAAGTCCACCAGTTGGTGATTTAAGGTTTGAG AAACCTGTACCAGTAAAACCGTGGACGGGAATATGGAAGGCAGAAACAATAATGAGGTGTATTCAATACGATCATATGACCCCAGCGGGACAAGATATGGTATCAG GAACTGAAGACTGTCTATACGTTAACATTTATACTCCAAAAAAACAGTCATCAAAGAAGCTGAACGTACTCCTCTACATCCACGGAGGTGCCTTCATGTTTAACCATGGTGGATTGTATGGGTCAGAAATGATCATGGATAGAGACGTTATTTACGTTACAATAAACTATCGTTTGGGGCCACTAG GTTTTTTGAGTACCGAAGATAATGTAATTCCTGGAAATGGTGGAATGAGGGACCAAATTCTAGCCCTGAAATGGATTAAAGACAACATAGAGTATTTCGGAGGAAATCCTGATTCCATAACGATTATGGGCATGTCTGCTGGAGGAGCAAGTGTACATACACATTATATAACTCCACATTCAAAAG GCTTATTCGCAAAAGGATTTTCCCAAAGTGGTTGTGTTTTAAACCCTTGGGTGTTGATGGAAGAACCACTTAACCATGCCAAAAAAGTAGCTTCTCTTGTCGGATGTCCAACAGAAAGTAATGAAGAAATGGTTAATTGTTTGAAAACCAAGCCAGCAAAACAGATTGTAAATACTGTAAAACATTTTCAA CCTTGGCTATACAATCCATTTTCTCCATTCGGTTTGGTAGTAGACAGCTGGGCCGAAGATCCAGTTTTTCCAGAGCATCCTTTCTTGCTGTTACAAAAAGGTCTAACTCAAGATTTGCCTTGGATGATTTCGTACACTTCTTCTGAAGGATTATATCCAGCATCTG ATTTTTACTTTGACGAATATACTGAGTACTTGGATAAAAACTGGGATAGCATAATGCCCTTAATTTTACATTACCATGAATCGGTGCCAAAATATCAAATGGATAAAGTCAGTCAAAAAATCAGACAGGAATATCTTAAGAAAACGCCAGTCAGTAGACGCGATTATGCTAAATTTGTTAAg ATACTGAGCGACAGGTTATTTATAAAAGATATAGAAACAGCTGCACGATTGCAATCGGAAGCTACAAAATCGTCTGTATATTCCTATTACTTTAATTATAGAGGCGCACACAGTTCGTCGGAGTACAAGACACACTCTAGTGTCGATATAG GTGTATCTCATGCAGACGATACTGCGTACACACTTAAGGCGGCGAAAATGGACACCTTATCCACAGAAGATGATAGACAAATGACGAAACTAATGTTAGATATGCTCACATCATTCATGGACACTGG aaAACCAAATGTTAGTGCAGACTGGAAACCTCTTTCGAAGAAGGCAAGTGATCCATGGGTGCAACTGCACATTGCTGGTCCCAGGAAGACTTTCTTAGAAGAAAAAGATCACATTGGAAACAAAAAGTTTTGGGATAGCTTACCAATTGAAGAAAACGAAAGATTGTTTACCAAAAAGGATGAATTGTAA